From a region of the Citricoccus muralis genome:
- a CDS encoding NADH:flavin oxidoreductase: MSETSASEATLNEPYGLRGLDLPNRAVLAPMTRISAHGDGRATERMRDYYRSFAEGGFGLLVTEGIYPDAAHSQGYLDQPGLATSAHVDSWLPVTAAVHEHGGSIIAQLMHAGPQGQGNPHVSGLRSASAVRARGEQAGMYRGSGPYEVPEALNAEEIGEVISSFAAAAVRARDAGFDGVEIHGANGYLVDAFLTDYLNERTDGYGGSPMARTRLAREIIEAVRAAVGNDFVVGIRISQGKVSDATHRWSEGVAEAETVFGALAGTSVDYLHTTEWKANAPAFPDEDARSLSQLAREFAPGLSIVANGHLDTGAEAAESLGAGGADLVAIGKAALAQHDWPQRVQQGRQLLDPLTPSAFGSLATIQDWELRASEPVPTS, from the coding sequence ATGAGTGAGACGTCTGCGAGCGAAGCCACGCTGAACGAGCCCTATGGACTGAGGGGGCTTGACCTGCCCAACCGGGCGGTCCTGGCCCCGATGACGCGGATCAGCGCGCACGGGGACGGCCGCGCGACGGAGAGGATGCGGGACTACTACCGGTCCTTCGCCGAGGGCGGTTTCGGCCTGCTCGTGACGGAGGGGATCTACCCGGACGCCGCCCACAGCCAGGGGTACCTGGATCAGCCGGGCCTGGCGACCTCCGCCCACGTGGACTCCTGGCTCCCCGTCACGGCGGCCGTCCATGAGCACGGCGGCTCGATCATCGCGCAGCTGATGCACGCCGGCCCTCAAGGACAGGGCAATCCCCACGTCTCGGGGCTGCGCTCCGCCTCAGCCGTCCGCGCCCGCGGGGAGCAGGCCGGAATGTACCGGGGCAGCGGCCCATACGAGGTGCCGGAGGCCCTGAACGCGGAGGAGATCGGCGAGGTGATCTCCTCCTTCGCCGCAGCTGCCGTGCGGGCCCGGGACGCCGGCTTCGACGGGGTGGAGATCCACGGCGCCAACGGCTACCTGGTGGACGCGTTCCTGACGGACTACCTGAACGAGCGGACGGACGGCTACGGCGGTTCGCCGATGGCGCGGACCCGCTTGGCGCGAGAGATCATCGAGGCTGTCCGCGCCGCCGTCGGGAATGACTTCGTGGTGGGGATCCGCATCTCGCAGGGCAAGGTCAGCGATGCCACCCACCGGTGGTCCGAGGGAGTGGCGGAGGCCGAGACGGTCTTCGGCGCCCTCGCCGGGACCTCCGTGGATTACCTCCACACCACCGAGTGGAAGGCCAACGCGCCCGCATTCCCGGACGAGGACGCCCGCTCGCTGTCCCAACTGGCCCGCGAGTTCGCCCCGGGGCTGAGCATCGTCGCCAACGGTCATCTGGACACCGGCGCCGAGGCGGCAGAGAGCCTCGGTGCGGGCGGTGCGGACCTGGTCGCGATCGGCAAGGCGGCCCTGGCCCAGCACGATTGGCCGCAGCGAGTGCAGCAGGGCCGCCAGCTGCTCGATCCCCTGACGCCGAGTGCCTTTGGTTCCCTGGCGACCATCCAGGACTGGGAGCTGCGGGCGTCTGAGCCGGTTCCAACGAGCTGA
- a CDS encoding TetR/AcrR family transcriptional regulator, which yields MQLFWRQGYEGTSMSQLREAMGLSSASLYHAFGSKDRLFGRVIEHYVSRPGSVVSIVSASHAVPAGEALTQLLHRSIDEQFDDSHPRGCLVALAATVGPQDRGTESGRIVADQRERDYEAIATLTRRAFDEGVPAAAVTSESLARLIHGFILALATQTHDETPPEDLHAAADSLSTLWR from the coding sequence ATGCAGCTCTTCTGGCGCCAGGGATACGAGGGCACCTCGATGAGCCAGCTCCGGGAGGCCATGGGCCTGTCCTCAGCCAGTCTCTATCACGCGTTCGGCTCCAAGGACCGGCTGTTCGGACGGGTGATCGAGCACTATGTCTCCCGGCCCGGGAGTGTGGTCAGCATCGTCTCCGCCAGCCACGCCGTCCCCGCCGGCGAGGCCCTCACACAGCTTCTGCACCGTTCGATCGACGAGCAGTTCGATGACTCCCATCCCCGGGGATGCCTGGTGGCCCTCGCCGCCACCGTCGGCCCCCAGGACCGCGGGACCGAGTCCGGCCGCATCGTGGCGGACCAACGCGAACGCGACTACGAAGCCATCGCGACGCTCACGAGGCGTGCCTTCGACGAGGGCGTTCCGGCCGCGGCCGTCACGAGCGAATCCCTGGCCCGCCTGATCCACGGCTTCATCCTCGCTTTGGCCACGCAGACCCATGATGAGACGCCTCCCGAAGATCTGCACGCCGCGGCCGACTCCCTGTCCACGCTCTGGAGGTAG
- a CDS encoding DUF3592 domain-containing protein produces MIARTKNQGPEPAPTGDTSAPFVPPEGWTRSPNVSTSRFAFEMSNTTRWYTNDGQGNGYFAPDWDSERIARRTGAFRWIAVALAMIMIAGGAILASAQYGEQIEYNQLKSTGVQTTGVVGPVTVEHTSEQVRRSGRSYTTRSTSTLDYTVGGQEMREEITASSSTKIRRSPDRYPEPAWTQGQELRIYADPEEPERFVLVHEYKEADADSLPRGVIIIMIITGVLLILPLVLFHAGARNVREARKL; encoded by the coding sequence GTGATCGCACGAACCAAGAATCAGGGGCCCGAGCCGGCTCCGACTGGAGACACCTCGGCCCCCTTCGTTCCTCCCGAGGGATGGACGAGATCGCCCAACGTCTCGACGAGCCGCTTCGCCTTCGAGATGAGCAACACCACGCGTTGGTACACCAATGACGGTCAGGGGAACGGGTACTTCGCCCCCGACTGGGACAGCGAGCGCATCGCCCGCAGGACGGGAGCCTTTCGCTGGATCGCTGTAGCCCTGGCCATGATCATGATCGCCGGCGGGGCCATCCTCGCGTCGGCGCAGTACGGAGAACAGATCGAGTACAACCAGCTGAAATCGACGGGGGTGCAGACGACCGGCGTGGTTGGCCCCGTGACGGTGGAGCACACGTCGGAACAGGTGCGCAGGTCCGGGCGGTCCTACACCACCCGTTCCACCTCGACGCTGGATTACACCGTGGGCGGTCAGGAGATGCGCGAGGAGATCACCGCATCCTCGAGCACGAAGATCCGCCGCTCCCCGGACAGGTATCCGGAGCCGGCCTGGACTCAAGGGCAGGAACTGAGGATCTATGCCGACCCCGAGGAGCCCGAGCGATTCGTCCTCGTCCATGAGTACAAAGAGGCGGATGCCGATTCCCTGCCACGGGGAGTCATCATCATCATGATCATCACCGGCGTCCTCCTGATCCTGCCCCTGGTGCTGTTCCACGCCGGCGCGCGCAACGTGCGTGAGGCCCGCAAACTCTAA
- a CDS encoding phosphodiester glycosidase family protein, giving the protein MTTSTRRTATRTLTITALSCALLTGGTVAGPVAATSESSAVTSVTADVSAAEREPTAGVGTFRSAGTEQRLARGVTHESFTLGNPDAKYTWTVQVTLPSGQERVRDSQVSSRSAARRVAAELREAGLDARAEAVVADQLADSGGYLGHRVRVGAFPTEAEAEAARSELTALGYSGGTWYEGWDGDQPSSGHRSGPVNVDVVTVDPRRFQGEVTGTFGEDIERTETTSELADGALAGVNAGFFVYGEQHGAPGDPAGAAAYNGEILSETVGDRPNLVIDHRSGRASIQRLTWEGRVSSGREGLDLDGINRVPGKIRNCGGTDDLPTEAPKHDVTCTDADEIVVFTEEYGTTTPEGEGLEVVVDRRGRVQEVDQERGTELTDGQYSIQAIGEDTADLHEFATEARRIKLTNEYLDERGKKLRMTPHTQVLNGGPNLLTDGERDITAARDGMVHADNPGQFYGWTHQRNPRTIAGIDGRGQLVLITVDGRQADSVGLSISEAADLSERLGLVDAINLDGGGSTAMVVDGELENSPSGGSERAVGDAIVIRER; this is encoded by the coding sequence GTGACTACCTCAACTCGCCGCACCGCCACCCGTACCCTGACCATCACCGCGCTCTCCTGCGCCCTGCTGACCGGCGGCACCGTGGCCGGGCCCGTCGCCGCCACCTCTGAGTCTTCCGCGGTCACCTCCGTCACCGCGGACGTCTCGGCCGCCGAGCGGGAGCCGACGGCCGGCGTCGGGACCTTCCGATCTGCGGGCACCGAGCAGCGCTTGGCCCGCGGTGTCACCCACGAGTCCTTCACGCTCGGGAATCCTGATGCGAAATACACCTGGACCGTGCAGGTGACGCTGCCATCTGGCCAGGAGCGTGTGCGGGATTCGCAGGTCTCCAGCCGGAGCGCGGCCCGCCGCGTGGCCGCCGAACTACGGGAGGCGGGCCTGGATGCCCGCGCAGAGGCCGTGGTGGCCGACCAGCTGGCCGACTCCGGCGGCTACCTAGGCCACCGTGTCCGAGTGGGGGCATTCCCCACCGAGGCTGAGGCTGAGGCGGCCCGATCCGAACTGACGGCCCTCGGGTATTCCGGCGGTACCTGGTACGAGGGCTGGGACGGCGATCAGCCGTCAAGCGGCCACCGCAGCGGCCCCGTCAACGTGGACGTCGTGACCGTCGACCCGCGCCGCTTCCAGGGGGAGGTGACCGGCACCTTCGGCGAGGACATCGAGCGGACCGAAACTACCTCCGAGTTGGCCGACGGTGCCCTGGCCGGCGTCAATGCCGGGTTTTTCGTCTACGGGGAGCAGCACGGCGCCCCCGGAGACCCCGCCGGCGCAGCGGCGTACAACGGGGAGATTCTCAGTGAGACCGTGGGGGACCGTCCCAACCTGGTGATCGATCACCGCAGCGGCCGCGCCTCCATCCAGCGCCTCACCTGGGAGGGCCGCGTCTCCTCAGGCCGAGAGGGGCTGGACCTGGACGGCATCAATCGCGTGCCCGGCAAGATCCGCAACTGCGGCGGCACCGATGACCTGCCCACGGAGGCCCCGAAGCATGATGTCACCTGCACTGATGCCGATGAGATCGTCGTGTTCACCGAGGAGTACGGGACGACCACGCCGGAAGGGGAAGGCCTGGAGGTCGTCGTCGATCGCCGCGGCCGGGTCCAGGAGGTCGACCAGGAGCGGGGCACCGAACTGACTGACGGGCAGTACTCCATCCAGGCCATCGGCGAGGACACCGCGGATCTGCACGAGTTTGCCACCGAGGCTCGGCGAATCAAGCTCACCAACGAGTACCTCGACGAGCGCGGCAAGAAACTGCGTATGACCCCGCACACCCAGGTGCTCAATGGGGGCCCGAACCTGCTGACGGACGGTGAGCGGGACATCACGGCAGCCCGCGACGGTATGGTTCACGCCGACAACCCGGGCCAGTTCTACGGCTGGACGCACCAGCGCAATCCGCGCACCATCGCCGGGATCGATGGCCGGGGCCAGCTCGTGCTCATCACCGTCGACGGCCGGCAGGCCGACTCCGTGGGGCTGAGCATCTCCGAGGCGGCGGACCTCTCCGAGCGGTTGGGGCTGGTGGACGCCATCAACCTCGACGGCGGCGGCTCCACCGCCATGGTCGTGGACGGCGAGCTCGAGAACTCCCCGTCCGGCGGCAGTGAACGTGCCGTGGGCGATGCCATCGTGATCCGGGAGCGGTAG
- a CDS encoding OBAP family protein, with amino-acid sequence MGPTPVKSMSLGFAAGLGVAASAAVGRKVVTAAKVGQGHPLKHRALDLASGLIQPKYPLEAMSTYLNGLHMYADEMGRQVEASHFCIHLRHDLHQCVIFDRNAPDARLIGIEYITTEERFLSLPEDEKRLWHSHHYEVKSGVLAAPGVPELAEHAYFTDLVTTYGKTFHTWQYDRDEFPYGIPQLMMGITEDGQADEELIHKRDRRLGISTSHKRASRADIPMPEVAPGANSWESGRTVQTRLEEMDFKR; translated from the coding sequence ATGGGACCTACACCTGTGAAATCCATGAGTCTCGGCTTCGCCGCCGGGCTCGGGGTTGCTGCCAGTGCCGCCGTCGGCCGCAAGGTGGTCACCGCCGCCAAGGTCGGCCAAGGGCACCCCCTGAAGCACCGTGCGCTGGATCTGGCCTCCGGCCTGATCCAGCCGAAGTACCCGCTGGAGGCGATGAGCACCTACCTCAACGGCCTCCACATGTACGCCGACGAGATGGGACGGCAGGTGGAGGCCTCACACTTCTGCATCCACCTGCGCCACGACCTGCACCAGTGCGTGATCTTCGACCGCAACGCGCCCGATGCCCGGCTGATCGGCATCGAGTACATCACCACCGAGGAGCGCTTCCTCAGCCTGCCGGAGGACGAGAAGCGGCTCTGGCACAGCCACCACTACGAGGTGAAATCCGGCGTCCTCGCCGCCCCCGGCGTCCCGGAGCTGGCCGAGCACGCCTACTTCACCGACCTCGTCACCACCTACGGCAAGACGTTCCACACGTGGCAGTACGATCGCGATGAATTCCCCTACGGCATCCCGCAGCTGATGATGGGGATCACCGAGGACGGGCAGGCCGATGAGGAGCTCATCCACAAGAGGGACCGCCGCCTCGGCATCTCCACCTCGCACAAGCGAGCCAGCCGCGCTGACATCCCGATGCCGGAGGTCGCCCCCGGCGCCAACTCCTGGGAAAGCGGCCGGACGGTGCAGACCCGGCTGGAGGAGATGGACTTCAAGCGGTAG
- a CDS encoding cold-shock protein: MATGTVKWFNAEKGFGFIAPDDNSADIFVHFSAIDGGGFRELQENQKVEFEATQGDKGMQASSVRPL; the protein is encoded by the coding sequence ATGGCCACCGGTACAGTCAAGTGGTTCAACGCTGAAAAGGGCTTTGGTTTCATTGCCCCGGACGACAACTCCGCTGACATCTTCGTGCACTTCTCCGCCATCGACGGCGGCGGCTTCCGCGAACTTCAGGAGAACCAGAAGGTCGAGTTCGAGGCGACTCAGGGCGACAAGGGCATGCAGGCCTCGTCGGTCCGCCCCCTCTGA